GACCGCTGCCCGTGTCTGCTCAGAGTTGCAGGGTCGTGAGATGACGGTCAGGACGATGCACGGAACACGGATCGCCAACCCGGCAACACGCGAGGTCATCTATGCGCCACCCGAGGGCGCGGAGATCATCCGGGAGAAGCTCGCGGACTGGGAGCGCTTCGTGCACGCCGACGATGGACTCGACCCACTGGTACGCATGGCGCTCGCGCACTTTCAGTTTGAGGCGATCCATCCGTTCCACGACGGGAACGGACGCACGGGCCGTGTCATCAATATCCTGATGCTGATCGAAGCCGGACTGCTGCGTGACCCCATCCTCTACTTGTCGCGCGCGATCATCGCACGGAAGAACGACTACTACCGCCTGCTGCGCGCGGTGACGGCCGAGGGCGCATGGATCGACTGGATCCTGTACATGCTCGAGGTGGTGCGCGAATCGGCGACCTCGACGACGCGCAAGATCGGTTCGATTCGTTCGTGTCAGGAAGAAATCGCCGAGCGAGCCAGAGGTGCCACCCCCGGTGGACGTGACGCTCAGTTCCTTGCAGTCCTCTTCGAGCAGCCGTACTGCCGCATCAGCACGGTCGCAGATCGGTGCGATGTCTCTCGCCAGACTGCCTCGACCTGGCTGCATGCGCTGGTGGAGGCTGGGCTTCTCAGCGCTGTGAAGGCCGGCCGGGAGGTCCTCTTCGTCAACGACGAGTTCATGGACGTGTTGACGCGCCCGGAATGAACTGGGCTTCCGCGATATCAGAACCTGCGGTGCATGCCCCACCGGTGATCACAGCGGTGACTGTAGACGACGGGTCAGACGCCGCCGTGGCGTCGTACGCCGGCTGTCAGGCGTTCGACTCCGCGTCCCGGAGCGTGGACACGGTGTCCCGGACGTTGTTCGCCGAGCTCCGCAGGCTGAACGCGTCGATCACCTCGAAGACACCCACCACGACCAGCAGGATGCCGGAGACCAGGGCGAGCGTCGCGATCGACGTGAGCGGGCTGACGATCAGGATGATGCCGGCGATCACCGTGATGATCGACAGGATGATGCCGGCGACGCGGCCGGGGACGCCGGGGGAACCGGCGAACAGCGAGAGGTTCGAGAAGCCGCGGAAGATCCAGGTGATACCGATCCAGATCGCCAGCAGGGCCAGCGACGACCCGAGGTGCCGCAGGGCGATGACGCCCAGGATCACCGAGAGGGTTCCGGACACGAACGTCAGGAGACGCCACCAGCCGTCGGCATCGGGCACACCGAACGTCGCGATGACCTGGAAGA
The nucleotide sequence above comes from Gordonia sp. PP30. Encoded proteins:
- a CDS encoding HdeD family acid-resistance protein; the protein is MTTNNPVGAAVLGGVSDIVDRTWKSLLGIGIASIVLGIIVLVWPGKTLVVVAVLFGIYLLISGIFQVIATFGVPDADGWWRLLTFVSGTLSVILGVIALRHLGSSLALLAIWIGITWIFRGFSNLSLFAGSPGVPGRVAGIILSIITVIAGIILIVSPLTSIATLALVSGILLVVVGVFEVIDAFSLRSSANNVRDTVSTLRDAESNA
- a CDS encoding Fic/DOC family N-terminal domain-containing protein, producing MAWNPEIPFNDLPSLPPVGLDLEPKRVLKATIEARTALATLAQAGQLLPNPNILIHAVPLLEAQASSEIENIVTTADELFKHADSGGGDHATKEALRYRGALFAGVESIRDRPLTAATAARVCSELQGREMTVRTMHGTRIANPATREVIYAPPEGAEIIREKLADWERFVHADDGLDPLVRMALAHFQFEAIHPFHDGNGRTGRVINILMLIEAGLLRDPILYLSRAIIARKNDYYRLLRAVTAEGAWIDWILYMLEVVRESATSTTRKIGSIRSCQEEIAERARGATPGGRDAQFLAVLFEQPYCRISTVADRCDVSRQTASTWLHALVEAGLLSAVKAGREVLFVNDEFMDVLTRPE